Genomic window (Halomicrobium zhouii):
TCTGGACTTCCGCGTCGGAGGCCGCGCCGACGCGCCAGCGGGACTGCTCCTCGCCGCACTTGCCCTTGACCGTGATGTTCTCGATGCGGACCGTGCCGGAGTCGGCCCAGAGCGTGGGTCGAATGACGGTGTCCGTGCTCGGTCGCTTGAACGTGACACCCTCGGGCGAGCCGATCAGCGCGCAGTTGGACTTGTCGCCGCCGATGCCGTCGCCGGTGTACTCGTACTCGCCGGCCGGGATGTGGACTTCGTTGCCGCTCACGAAGTGTTCCTCGAGGTAGGAGTCGATGTTGTCGCCGTTAGAGAGTCCTTTCTCGGCGAGGTCGACGGTCGTGGCGGCCGATCCGCGCTTACCGACGGCGACGGTTCCGACCGCGGCCGTCGCGGCCAGGCCGACCGTCTTCATGAACGCGCGTCGATTTGTCTTGCTCGTGTCGGGCGTCTCCTCTTCCGCACTTCGTCGTGCCATAGTCGGGTAGCCTGGACTTACCTCATTAACGCTTCTGACCAGAAGGGGCTACTAAGTCGGTAATAGGGCCCTACTTTCGGCCAGATACGTACCACTTGGGTGCTGGATGCGTGGCACCGTCCGTTAATTATCCCCTACGACGTGTAAATTCCGCGGCGGATTGTAGTCACGAATCGTCAGACGCACTCACCGCGCTAGGATCGTATTACCGGATCGAAGCGGCCCGTATGGCAGTCGTACTGCGGATCCGAGCCGGGTCTAAGGGCGGATTAACGCGGTCTGAACGGCCGGAATGACGACTATAACAAACCGCTGGCCGCCGTCTGTCACGGTAGATGCAGACGCTGTTACTGGGGCTGGATGGGACCTGCCGGTCCATCCTCGCGCCGCTGTTCGAGGACGGGGTGATGCCGCACGTGGAGGCGCTGTTCGACGACGGGACCAGCGGTCCGCTCACGTCGCAACTCCCGCCGTGGACGCCGAGCGCCTGGCCGTCGCTGTACACCGGCGTGAATCCGGGCAAGCACGGCGTGTTCGGGTTCCTCCGCTTCGACGGCTACGAGTGGGACGTGGTGAACCGCTCCGACGTCGAGGAGTTCGCGCTCTGGGAACTGCTCGACCGGCACGGTCTCACGAGCGTCGTGGTCAACGTCCCGGTCACCCATCCAGCGCGCGAGTTCGACGGCGCGCTCCTGCCCGGCTACATCGCGCCCGAGAATCCGGCGTGCCACCCCGAGGGGATCCTCGGTGAGGTCGAGGATGCCGTCGGCGACTACGACGTCTACAGTCCGCTCGACAGGCCGGGGGAGACGGACCTCGACGAGGCCGCCGCCCACGCGCGCAGCCGCGGCGAGGCCTTCTGCTTCCTCGCCGACCGGTACGACCCGGACTTCGGCTTCCTGGAGTTCCAGCAGACCGACAGCGTGTTCCACGTGCGCCCGGAGGACGACGAGGCGGTGCGCCGGGTCTACGGCGCCGTCGACGACGCGGTCGGCCGGGTCCTCGACCAGTGCGACCCCGACAACGTCCTCGTCGTCAGCGACCACGGGATGGGCGAGTACGACGGGTACGACGTCCGCCTCAACGAGTACCTCCGCGAGACCGGGTTCGTCGAATCGACGACGGAGGGGACGGGAATGCCGTCCTGGGACGCCATCGCGCGCAACCAGCTCCAGGACGGCGCGGACGGTGGCCAACCGTCCCCCGGCGCCGCCGAGCGCCTCGCCGCGACGGCCTCGAAGCTCGGCGTGACCAGTCAGCGAATCCAGGCCGTCCTCGAACCGCTGGGCCTCGCCGAGTTCGTCGCGCGCCACGCGCCCACCGACGCGGTACGCGCCGGCACGGAGCAGGTCGACTTCCACGCCTCGCGCGCGTTCGTCCGCGACCGCATCGAACTGGGCGTCCGGCTCAACGTCGCGGGCCGCGAGCCCGACGGCGTCGTCCCGTCGGGGGACTACGACGACCACCGGGACGAACTGATCGACGCGCTCGGTTCGCTGGCGACGCCCGACGGCGACCCGGTCTTCGAGGACGTGCTTCCCCGCGAGGACGTGTTCTCCGGCCCCTACGTCGAGCGCGCACCGGACGTCGTGACCGTGCCGACCGACTTCGAGCACACCCTGAACGTCTCGCTGCTGGGCGAACTGTTCGACGACGAGCCGTTCGAACCCTGGAACCACAAGCGGGACGGCATCGTCGCGGCCACCGGCGAGGCCTTCGACGAGACGGCGTCGCTCGCGGACGCGCACCTCTTCGACGTCGCCCCGACGGTACTCACCTCGCTGGGGATTCCCCGCAGCGACCGGATGGACGGCGAGCCCCTCCCCGTCGTCGACGAGACGCCCGTGCGCCGCTATCCGGAGTTCGAAGCGAGAGACCGGACCGACACCGACGACGAGGCCGTCGAGGAGCGCCTCGCGCACCTGGGCTACCTCTCCGGGGAGTAAGGGAAAACGGCGCCCGGCCCTTTCTCAGCCTTCGACGGCGTTCAGCGCGCTGTTGAGTTCGAAGAGTTCCTGCACGACGTCGCTCTCGGCGAGCCGGTACCGCTGGGGCGACGTGTTCGGTACTTCTTCGACGACGTCGAGTTCCAGCAGCAGATCGATGTAGGTACTGACCGTCTGGCGCGTCACGCCCGCGTGTTCCGCGAACTCGGTCTTGTTCATCTCCCGACCTGGCGGCAAGTCCAGCAGCGCGTCGACGAGGATGGGAACGCTCTCGTGTTTCGTGAGCGCGAGGAATCCGCTCGGATGTTCCAGCCGGGCGGCTTTGGTATTGCGCTCTTCGGCAGGGGGAGTCGATGTCGATTCGCTCATACACGGACATTGGCGTCCTCGTGTATACATTTTTCCATCAGTGTAAATGTGAATTACCATGATTTAAGGGATGGTCCTTTGAAACTCAGGTATGCGGAAACCGTCCGTGAAATGTGCTCTCCTGGCTGCGATGGTGGCGAAACACAAGTGGGGGACCCCTATCGACGAAGAGAGTCTGCTCTCGGTCGCTGCAATTGAGTCGACTGACTATCCGAAGGCGAGTCAAATGTTCGACGAACTCCGGACCGAACACTACGTTACGAACCGGGGAAACCGAGGGATCGAGCTCAACAATAGTGAGTTCGGTTTGCTCGCCGACGTTCTCTACAGTGAGTGTGGCTGGGAACCATTCCACATCAAGAGTCGACTCAAGCATTACGAAGGCTGGGACCAGCACGACTGGGCTTGACGCGTAACTTCGGGGGTTCTGTTCAACTTTGATCGTCCTCGCGCCGGAAATCTTCGAAGAGCGCTTCGCCCGCGTCGAGGAACGCTTCGGAACCGAAGTCGTCCTTTCAGATTTCAGCGGCTCGAACGGCGGCCGGAGACGGACGAACCCGCTCTCGTCGTCGACGACGAGCCGGTCACCTGCTTCGAGGCCGAGACGCGTTCTGATCGATTCGGGTATCGTGATTCGCCCGTCGCCGTCGATAGATACCGTGTCGCGGCTGCTGTCCTCCTCCATGTTCGTTCACCCAACGTGTAGAACGAACGACCGATAAAATGTCCTGATTTCGCCCGACTTCACTCCCGCTGGCAGTTCCCGCCACTGGCGGCCGCGTTCGCGCCGAGTCGACTCGTGCGCAGCGCCTCGCGGGTGACCGTGGCGTCGTTGAGCACGACTGGCCTGCCCGTCACGCTGATCGAACTGTTCGAGAGCGTCGAGTCGCTGACGCGGGTGCACTGGATGCCGTCGCGGGCCTGGCCCGTCTGGACGATGCAGGCGTTGTCGACGAGACAGCCCTCGCGTTCGAGCAGGCGGACGGCGGCGGTGTCGCTGGCCGACCCGGAGATGGTGACGTTCTCGACGCGGATGCGGTAGTCGTCGCTGTCGGCGTCGACCTCGTCGGGTCGGTCGGTCGGCGACTTCGCGAGGATGGCCGCGACGTCGTCGGCGTTGACCGTGACGGTCGTGTCGCGGATGGTCGCCTGGTCGAGCCAGCTCGACATGGTGATGCCGCCGTCGCTCCCGGTCACCTTCTCCATCTGGACGTCGCAGTTCTCGACCAGGACGTTCGAGCCCTCTCGGAGTCGGATGCCGCGCATGTTGCCGAACCCCTTCGGGGCCCTGTCACAGCGGACGGTGACGCCGCGGACCTCGGCCGGGCCGCTGACGCGGACGTTCGAGACGTTGTTGTTCTCGTAGCGCCCCCCTTCGACGACCACCTTGCCGGTCGCCGAGGAGGCGTAGAGGCCGTTGTCGGGGAAGCCGGCGATGTGACAGTCGACGAAGCGCAACGTCCCGGTGTGGGACTCGCCGACGTAACAGCCCGTGATGGGGTACTCGGCGGTGGCGCCGTCGGGCAGGTTCATCCGCTTCACGACGCCGTTCCCCTGGGGGTCCGTGACGTCGAAGCGCATCACGTCCTGGTCGACGTCGACGGTGCCGATGACGCTGACGTCCGTCACCGAGAGGCCGTCCGTCACGATGCCGTGGATGGGCCGCCCGCCCGTCTTCGGTGCGCTGAAGTCGAACGCCAGGCCCTCGATGGTCAGCCCGGTCGCGCTGTCCGCGTTCCCGAGGACGAACAGGGAGTCGTCGAACCCCTCCTCGACGCGGAGCGTCGCGTCCCGGCCGACGACGCTGAGGTCGGTGAGGTCCCTGACGCGCCACTCCTGTGTGAGGAGGTACTCGCCGGGCGGGAAGTACAGCGTCTTGCCGTCGCCGACGACCTCCTCCAGGACGGGGACGGTCGGCTCGTCGCCGTCGGGGCTGGCCCCCGCCTCGACGAGGTCGATCACGTTCTCGCCGCTGGGTGGTTCCGGCGGCGTCTCCGTTTCGTCTGGCATCTCCGTTTCGTCTGGCGTCGGTGTCTCCGTCTCCGACGGCCCCGGGCCCGGATCGAGCCAGGAACACCCCGCTATCGCTGCGAGACCCGCGACCCCGCCGAGCGTTTTCAGATATCGCCGCCGGGTTCGATTGTCGTCAGTCACTTGTCCGTCACTCTAGTGGGATCCCAGATTGTTATGATGGGCCAAGAAGCGCTGGCAACCGGCTTACCGTTCAGTCCCGCTGGCGGATCTGGGTCCGCTGGTCGGCCTCCTCGACCATCGACTGCTCGATGGAGTCCGGTTCCGGTTTCCACTCGGTCTGGCCGTCGAGGTGGTCGTCGTGCTCGCGGTCGATGGCCAGGATGGCGAACACGGCGGTCCCGAACAGCGTCGCCAGAGTCCCGAGACGCGACGTCCCGTCGCCGAGGCCGGCGACGCGCTTGAGGAGGCTGCCGACGCCGGCGACGCCGGCCAGCGCCGCGACGCCAGCCAGCAGCGCGATCGGGTGGTGCTCGCGGACGACGTACTTCGCCCAGACGCGCCAGAGGGCGTTCCGGGCGAGCATGCCCGAGACCTTCGGGATGTACGTCCGGTAGTCGATGTGGCTCTCCTCGTCGTCGTA
Coding sequences:
- a CDS encoding helix-turn-helix domain-containing protein, producing the protein MSESTSTPPAEERNTKAARLEHPSGFLALTKHESVPILVDALLDLPPGREMNKTEFAEHAGVTRQTVSTYIDLLLELDVVEEVPNTSPQRYRLAESDVVQELFELNSALNAVEG
- a CDS encoding right-handed parallel beta-helix repeat-containing protein, which codes for MPDETETPPEPPSGENVIDLVEAGASPDGDEPTVPVLEEVVGDGKTLYFPPGEYLLTQEWRVRDLTDLSVVGRDATLRVEEGFDDSLFVLGNADSATGLTIEGLAFDFSAPKTGGRPIHGIVTDGLSVTDVSVIGTVDVDQDVMRFDVTDPQGNGVVKRMNLPDGATAEYPITGCYVGESHTGTLRFVDCHIAGFPDNGLYASSATGKVVVEGGRYENNNVSNVRVSGPAEVRGVTVRCDRAPKGFGNMRGIRLREGSNVLVENCDVQMEKVTGSDGGITMSSWLDQATIRDTTVTVNADDVAAILAKSPTDRPDEVDADSDDYRIRVENVTISGSASDTAAVRLLEREGCLVDNACIVQTGQARDGIQCTRVSDSTLSNSSISVTGRPVVLNDATVTREALRTSRLGANAAASGGNCQRE
- a CDS encoding alkaline phosphatase family protein, translating into MQTLLLGLDGTCRSILAPLFEDGVMPHVEALFDDGTSGPLTSQLPPWTPSAWPSLYTGVNPGKHGVFGFLRFDGYEWDVVNRSDVEEFALWELLDRHGLTSVVVNVPVTHPAREFDGALLPGYIAPENPACHPEGILGEVEDAVGDYDVYSPLDRPGETDLDEAAAHARSRGEAFCFLADRYDPDFGFLEFQQTDSVFHVRPEDDEAVRRVYGAVDDAVGRVLDQCDPDNVLVVSDHGMGEYDGYDVRLNEYLRETGFVESTTEGTGMPSWDAIARNQLQDGADGGQPSPGAAERLAATASKLGVTSQRIQAVLEPLGLAEFVARHAPTDAVRAGTEQVDFHASRAFVRDRIELGVRLNVAGREPDGVVPSGDYDDHRDELIDALGSLATPDGDPVFEDVLPREDVFSGPYVERAPDVVTVPTDFEHTLNVSLLGELFDDEPFEPWNHKRDGIVAATGEAFDETASLADAHLFDVAPTVLTSLGIPRSDRMDGEPLPVVDETPVRRYPEFEARDRTDTDDEAVEERLAHLGYLSGE